Sequence from the Sandaracinaceae bacterium genome:
TCCACACGCTCTACCCCGAGCGCTGGGAGACGGAGCGCCTGGCGCGCCTCGTCGGCCACCGGGGCATCGTCGAGGGGCTCCTCGAGGGCGTGACCCTCGACGCGCTCGAGGCGGGCTGGCGGCCGGATCTCCAGCGCTTCGGCGAGGTGCGCGCGCGCTACCTGCGCTACGCCCGTCACTCCCGGGCGGCGGCGCGCGACGGCAGGTGAACGCGGAGCAGGCTCTGCTCGCCCGGCACGCCGATGCGGAGCGGGAAGCCGTAGACGCCCGTGCCGCGGTGCACGTAGAGCCGGTCCACCCCGCGGGCCCAGAGGCCGTGGTCGGGGATGGACGTGAAGGCGCTGACGAACGTCCACGGCAGGCCCAGCGACAGCAGACCCAGCTGACCGCCGTGGGTGTGGCCGCTCAGGACGAGGTCCCCGTCGCCCTCCGGCACGTGCTTGAACGCGCCGGGGTCGTGCAAGAGCACCACGCGGAGGTGGCCGTCGCGACGCGGGAACGCCTCCGAGAGCGCCCGCAGGTGCGCGGCGCGGTCCCGGAAGCGGTAGTCGGCGCCGACGATCTGGACGGGACCGACCGGCGTCTCCACGACCGCCTCGTCATCCACGAGCAGGACGATCCCGTGCGCGTCGAGCGCTCGGCGCACGAGGTGCGGCGCCTCGTGATCGTGGTTGCCGAAGCAGGCGAAGACCTTCCCCTCCGCCGCCGCGAGCGGGGCGAGCGCGTCCTCGAGGATCTGCGGGTCGGCCTGCGACTCCATGGTGAGGAAGTCGCCCGTGAGCAGGATGAGATCCGGGTCGCGCTCGACCGCGCGGGCGCAGATGCGCGCGAGGCGCTCGGTGCTCATCAGCGGGCCGA
This genomic interval carries:
- a CDS encoding metallophosphoesterase, which codes for MLAFGLSTLAGALIVVACAAYLRGRFFATFAAVLLTVQGALAVALYPAFDEVWPLYAYLQATVHLHFLALAKARMRPWWWRAFVSVPGFFFTAGCVLGIFWASPIAMGMTTWTVLVPFAVAAFGVFQSLRTREEVVDVSLDGARVEDVRRHPRGAPTEDARPLRIVQITDPHLGPLMSTERLARICARAVERDPDLILLTGDFLTMESQADPQILEDALAPLAAAEGKVFACFGNHDHEAPHLVRRALDAHGIVLLVDDEAVVETPVGPVQIVGADYRFRDRAAHLRALSEAFPRRDGHLRVVLLHDPGAFKHVPEGDGDLVLSGHTHGGQLGLLSLGLPWTFVSAFTSIPDHGLWARGVDRLYVHRGTGVYGFPLRIGVPGEQSLLRVHLPSRAAARE